GTCGAGCACACCGCTCCGCTGCTCGAAGACACCTTCACCAGCCTCTCCGACCCCTCCACCGTCTTCGATGAGAAGCCTTTTCTGGTGGTCAACCCGCCAGAAAAAGCTCGCAGCTACGAGCAGGTGTACGAGTACAGAGCTCGCGATCGCCATGAGAGCTACCTGAGCTTCGACATCCGCGATCTCCCCGAGGGCTTCCCCGTCGTCGGCGCGCGCCTTGACGTGGTGGGCTTTGATGGAATGGCCTGGGGCGGCACGCGCAACACGTTCGTCAACCTGGTGAGCAACGACTGGCGCGCCGCCGAGCTCCGCTGGGAGAACGCCCCGGAGACCCTGGCCGAGCGCCTGGGCTACTGGTTCCTCTGGTACGGTGGAGAGGCCGTCGATCGCGCGGTCTCCGCTGAGAGCGCCGAGTTGGCCCAAAAGATTCAAGATCTCCGTGAGGAGGGAAGGGTCTCGCTCAAGCTCACCGCCCCCGACTACACCACCTTCTATTACTCCAGCGAGCACGAAGAGCGCGACAAGCACCCCCGGCTCACCCTGACCGTGCGCGAGTGCAACCAGCCGGTGCTGCTCCCCGACGCCAACGCCACCGTCAGCGGCCGCGAGCCCGGCACGGCTCTGGGTGAGGGCGATGGCCTGGTGGCTGACCGCGACCGCTCCGAGTTCTACGTGCGTTTCGACATGTCGGAGATCCCGGTGGATGCCGAGATCGTCGGCGCTCAGCTCGATCTTGTGGCCATCGACGCCGCCGACTTCGGTGGCGACGCCACCTTCACCCTCGACTACCTCACCACCGAGGTCTGGGGCGAAGGCTCGGTGACCTACGACAACCGCCCGGCCGCCGCCGGCGCTGAGCTCGCGAGCTTCACCCTCGACACCTCCGAGACCCGCGACCCGGCCCAGCGCGTCACCCTGGACACCACCGCGCTCTTCGAGACCGTGGTCGAGCGTTTTGAGGCCGAGCAGTCCATCAGCCTGCGCGTCACCGCCAGCGGCGACGCCGCCACCTTCGCCGGCCGCAACCACCCCGAGGCCGACTGGCGCCCGCGGCTGACGGTGATCTACGAATAAGACGCCTCACCTGAGCGGCGTTGCATTTCTCAGGCGTTTTCAGACGCCCCGGAACGAGCGCTCGAAGGGCGCTCTTTAAACCACCTGAGACCCCGAAGACGCAGGCGCTTCGGGGTTTTTTATGCCCGCACCGCCACGCTCGTTTGCGCCTCTTGCCCCCAAAAGACGCCTCCCCGAGCTCTTGATCCCCCCGACGCACTGCACTAGAGGGTGCCGCCCCCTGACCGGCCCGGTCGCGCGCAGGTTTCCCTGGCGAGCGACGCGGTCCGGATTCCTTTAGCGCTAAGGTCTGGAGCTCCTCTATGCGTCTTATGCGTATCTCCTTCATCTCGCGTTGTCTGACTTTTACCCTCCTGCTGAGCGTACTTTTTGCCGGCGCCTGCAACCTCGACGACTCGGCACAACGCGCTGACGTCGGTTCTGCGCCTGACGCCGACCTCCTCGCCGATGTTGATGCCGATCCTGACGCCGCCGACGCCGCCGACGCTTCTCGCGATACCTGCCTGCCTTCATGCCACCCCGACGCCACCTGCCTCACCGGCCAGGGCGATGACCCCACCTGCGTCTGCGACGCGGGCTTTGAGGGCGACGGCTTCTCCTGCACCCCCATCGACCCCTGCCTTGAGGACAACGGCGGCTGCGGCGACCCGGCGTTTTTTGCCTGCACCCCCACCGGACCCGCTGAGGCGCAGTGCGCCGCGATCGACCTCTGCGCCACCGACAACGGCGGCTGCGGCGATCCGGAGCGTTTTGCCTGCCTGCCTCAAAGCGGCCAGGCTCCCCGCTGCCGGCTGATCGGCTCCTGCGAGGTCGTGCACGCCTTGCCACTGCTCGAAGACACCTTCGTCAGCGAAGACGATCCCGAGCGCACCTTTGAGAGCGAGCCCTTTCTGGTGGTGCAATCCTTCTTCCCCGAGCCCATCGTCTCGGAGTTCTACGGCTACGAGGCCCATCGCCGGCACGCGACGTACCTTAAATTTGATCTCGACCCGCTCCCGACCGACCTGCCCCTAATCGACGCCCGACTGCATTTGAGGGGCATGCCTCAGGTGCTGCATCGTCGCTTCTTGTGGGCGATGCTCCACCACGTCAGCTCCGACTGGCGCGGCGAAGAGCTCAACCTGCAAAACAGCCCGGAGATCCTTCGCACCTACGTCGCCGATGGTCCCATCGCCTGGGAAGACCCCGAGGCCGAGCAGCCCGTTGAGCTGCGCTCCTCGCGTCTAAGCAGCGTCATTGATGCGCAGCGCGATGCGGGCGGAGCATTTGCGCTCCAGCTGGAGAGCGACGAGGAGGGGGCGTTCTTTTACTCCGGCGATCACCCCGAGGCCGAAAAACACCCGGGCCTTGCGGTCACCCTGCGCCACTGCGAGGAGCTCCCCGTCGGCGCCGACGCCAACGCCACCGTCAGCAACCGTCGGCCCGACAGCGCGCTCAGCGACTACGAGGGCCTGGTAGCCGACCGCGACCGCCAGGAGTTCTACCTGCGGTTTGATCTCTCAGCGCTCCCCGTCGGCGCCCGCATCGTCGACGTCCACCTCGAACTCAGCGCCATCGACGCCGCCGACTTCGGGGGCGACGCCACCTTCACCCTCGACGCCCTCACCACCGAGGTCTGGGACGAATCCTCGGTCACCTACGCCACGCGCCCCGAAGCCACCGGTGAACCCCTGGCCACCTTCACCCTGGGGGAGCCCCCCGGTGAGGATGAGGTGATCGAGCGGGTGACCCTCGCTACGAATGCGCTCTTTATGACAGTCGTCGAGGGCTACGAGACGGAGCAGTCCATCAGCCTGCGCGTCACCGCCCGCGATGACGCCGCCACCTTCGCCGGCCGCAACCACGAGAACGAGGCGTTGCGTCCGAGGTTGAGGGTGATTTACGACTGACGCGCGGGGGCCCCGCGGGTTTTTTATGTTTGCCAGAGTACGCTACAACTCCACCACCCCGGCGCGCTCTCCCCGCACCCTCATAATAATATACTCGCCAGACCAGGTCTTGATCATGGTGTCCAACCCCATCCGCACCCGCGCGCTCCTGCTCCTGCTTGCGGCGATCGCCCTGAGCGTTGTCATCCTCCCCGCCGCGCTCGTGGCCCAGACCCCCGACGCCGCCCGCGCCAACGACCTGCAACGCGCGCTGGAGGCCTACGTCGATAAAGGCCACACCCGCGGCGCGGTGGCCTGGCGGCTCAACGCCGACGGATCTGAGGAAGAGGCAAGGGTCGGCATCGACCAGCGCACCGCCGACGCCCGCTTTGAGGCCGGCTCCATCACCAAAGTCTTTAGTTCCATTCTATTGGCCGACGCCGTGCTGGCCGGGAAGGTCACCCTGGAGACCCCCATCGCCGAGCTCTTTCCCCGGAGCTGCGAGCTGGCCCCCGAGGTCGGCGCCATCACGTTGAAAGAGCTCTCTACCCACACCTCCGGCCTTCCTCGCCAGGCCCCGGGCCGCGGCCTCTTGCGCGGCTTTTTGCAACTCTCTGACCCCTACGCAGGCTCCACCCGCGAAGAACTCTTTGAGGCCCTCTGCACCCTGGAGGCCGACGACCTGAAGACCCGCGGCTCCTACTCTTACTCCAACTTCGGCGTCGCGCTGCTGGGCCGCCTCCTCGAAGCCGTCGACTTAAGCTCTCTCGACCCCACGCTCAGCCCCGACGCCACGTATGAGACCCGCCTCGACACCCGCGTGCTTCAACCCCTGGGCCTCACCGCCAGCGACTTTGAAGCCGCGCACCCCCACACCGTGCCCGGCCACCGGACCAACCACACCTCCGCCGGCCCCTGGCACCTCGACGCCTACAACCCCGCCGGCGGCCTGCGCACCACCCTGCCCGATCTTATCGCCCTGGCCCGAAACGCCCTGGCCGCCGACTTCCCCCCGCTGGCGCTGACCCTTGAGCCCCACCACCTCGACGAGGAGGGCAACCCCGAGGTCGGACTTGGCTGGTTTTTCCAAACCCTTCGATCCAACGACACCCCGCCAGAATCCGAAGACGTCGAAGACACGGAAGCAACGAAAGGCAGTGGAAAAAACGAAAGGATCATCTGGCATAACGGCCGCACCGGCGGCTATTTTGCCTTCATCGCCCTGGCCCCCGAGAGCGGCCGCGCCGTGGTGCTGCTCACCGACACCTCCCACGGCACTGGCTTCGCCGTCGATCTTCTGCGCGAGCCCACCCCGGAGCCGCCTCCCCTTGAGCCCAATGTCTTCTTCTTGCTCTTCGGGCTCTTCTTCCCCTGGCTGGCCCCCTTCGCGTTGTTTTCCCTCAAACATCGCCTCTCCCTCAAAACCATCGTCGAGCCCCCCACCGATCCCGACGCCTCCTTCTGGGCGCGCTTTATGGCTCGCCAGCAACGCCAGCTTCCGGCCGGCCGCGTCGATGCCCTCTCCTCCTTCCTGGGCGCCGCCTTCACCCTCCTCCTCACCTACCAGCTCGGCGCCTGGCAGGTCCTGCCCATCGCCATCTGGTACGCGGCCCTTGCGCTGACAGTGGGGCTGGGCGTGCGGGTGTTGCCGGTGGTGGTGAAGGCCCCGTGGTTTGGTCGAGAGGGCTGGAAGGGCAGGGCGATGACGGTGATCAATGGGGTGATTTCGGTGGGGTTGGTGGTGTGGGTGGTGGGGTAGGGGGGGCGGTTTGGTCCAGAAACGTTTTTCAATCCGCGTGATTGGCCGACGACCACGCTCGATTCCTTAAGAAGTGCCGTGCGTCAATGGTTTTGGAGGAGGCGTTGACGCACCGAACGCTGATCGTCACCCACGGAAATACACCTTTGCTTTTCCAGTAAATCTCCCTTTTACTCACCTCACAACTAAGCGCGCGGTACGACGTGGAGGGAGAGTACGGGGGATCCTGCCATATGCGGCCGACACCCCTGAATTTCTTCAGCCTTAAGACGATCGATGACCAGCCAACTTATACTGGCGCTGCATTTCACACAAAAACATGTGTTTGTTACACCCTGGGGCCAGGACGCGAATCACAGCGAGCTGGAGTGGCCGCCCTCGGTCTGGCTGCTGCTACGTACATTCGTGAGCGTGTGGCACTCACACGCTCGCGCCGAGGTTGAAGAGCGTGCTCTCAGTGAGCTTGTCGCCGCGCTGAGCAAAACTCCTCCTCACTGGCGGCTTCCCAAAATGGGGCAGGTTCGTCGGACTTCCTCCCCATCCTCAAAACAGGGGTTTGAGTTTGTTATCCATGTTGAGCCCGATTCGGTGGCTATCGCGCACTGGCCCGACGTCGATCTTTCTCAAAGCGCCCTGGCCGCGCTCGATGCCTTGCTGCCCCGCATCGCCTATCTTGGCCGTGCGGAGTCCTGGGTGAGCATCGAGCGTCTGTCGGAGCTGCCCGACACCTTCGCTCCTAACGCCGGGCCTGCCGGGGCCTTTGAGGCTCCGCAGGGCAGCGAGTCGTCACGTCAGCTGATGCCGCTGACCTCCGACGAACTCAGTCACTGGCGCGAGGGCTACCGCGAGGCGATGCTTCAACGGGAGCTCGACGTCCAGCGTCAGAAGAAGATCGACAAAGGCGACGATCCAGAGAAAGCCAAGCTCACCAAAAAACAACGTCAGAATATTGAGGACGCGCTCCCGACCTCGGTGGTGGGTGTGCTCAGCGCCGAGACCGATGTGTTGCAGAAGGCGGGCTGGAGTCAGCCCCCGGGCTCGCGTTGGGTGGATATCGTGCGACCGCCCATCAAGAGCTGGCTGCCTCCGAAGGTGGAGGCGCCAAAAGTGATGGGTGCGCCGACGGTGGCGCGTTACGCCGTGGCCAGCCAGGTACCCCCGCGCCTGACCACCGCGCTTTACCAGTGCGAGAAGCTCCATAAAGCACTGGCCAGCCGCACCGACGACAACATCACCCTCACGGGCGTCGACGCGCTGGGGCGGCCGCTTAAAGGGCATCAGCACGCCTTTGTGTTTGCGGAAGCCAACGACCCGGTCACCGACCGCATCACCCACCTTAACGTCTGGGCTCCCGCCGGTTTCAACGAGCAAGTCCAACGCAGGGTGCTCGATCGTGTGCAGCGCCTCTGGGGCAAGGATGGCCACGATCTGCAGTTGATCTTGCTGGGCGTGGGAACGCCGGAGGACTTTGGCGGCTTCAACGCCCGTGCCGGTCAGGCACCCATCTACGGGGAGTCGAAGGTCTGGCGTTCGCTTACGCCCTTTGTGGGCACGCGCCATCCTAAACGTCGCAAGTCCGGTGAGCCAAAGGTGGACGCGCGCGGGCTAACGATCGGCGGTGACGCCCATGATCTGCTGCGCCTACTCAAGCTCCAGGGCTTTCCCGAAGTTGAGAGCATCGCGCCACTGGATGCGCTGAGCATCGCCGGGCGTCAGGTGCGCTGGCTGGAGTTCGCGACCCGACGCTCGCGAGGTGGCGGTGCTCGCGGCCCGAGCCACGGTGCCGGCTTTGAACTCACTTTCGCCGAGCCGGTGCGAGGCCCCATTGCGGTGGGCTACGGTGCACACTTCGGGCTGGGGCTCTTTCGGCCGGTGGAGATAGAGGCCGGAGTGGGTTAAGCTGGGCCGCACGTTCTTTGAAAGGTGGAATAGCAATCCAAACACCGGGGCCAACCCGGTGGTATTTTTTAGATAGAACAAAGCCATCGTGCTCTAAAAACCAAAAAGCCGGCTCCTTGCGAGGAGCCGGCTCTTCAGTTTGAATCGCGTGTGTGCGGGTATCAGTTCATATCACGCAGATCGCGGGTGCCGGGCTGCGCGGGCTCTTCCGCAGGCTTGTCGCTGACCGGAGGCGCGGGCACCGGGGCAGGTTCGTCGCCCTTTGTGGGATCGAGGAGTTTGACGTCAGCCCTGGGAGCTCCTTCGAGCTCCTTATCACCGACCTCGGGCTCGGTAGCATCCTCCGGTGTGTTTCGTGTTTTACGTAACTGCGCCTGAGCCTGAGCCTGATTGAGGTTGGCAAGCAGGCGGCGCTTATCGTTCTCACTCAGGCCGGAGAGCTCCACGACGTTGATCAGCGACGTGGTCACCTTAATCCACTGGTAGCGCGCCTGACGCAGATCGCGCGCGCTGATCCGGGTGGTGTCAGTCTCTCCCTGGAGCTCGGCGCGACGCGCGGTCAACACGTTCATGCGATGCCCGATGGTGACGTATTCATCGACCAGAGCGTTGAGATCTTCGCCGTCGAAGAGCACGCGACCCAACGTGTCGCGCAGCGCGGTGTCGAGGCGATCTTCGACGCGCAGCGCGTGGCCAGCCTGATCGCGATACGCGCTGTTGATCACGCTGAGGCCATCGGGCAGCACCACAGCGCGAGCGGTTTCGATGGGACGTTGTTCTCGGGGTGTCTGACAGAGATACGTCGCGAAGGTGAAACCTGCGTCCAACGCACGGCAGAGCGCGTTATGGCGCTCGCTGCACTCTTTGAGCTCATCGCCAATCTCCTTGAGCTCACGGGCACACTCTCCCTCTTGGCGGGTTAGAAAGATCAGGTCGCGGTTGGCGGCCTCCATCGGGCCCACAAAAGGCGCCACCATCGGATCGCTCTCGAAGATCTTGCGTTTCTCCGGGCTGTTCAAGAGATCTTCAAACACGGCGATCATCGACGGACTGTTCAGGTAGGTAAGCGACATGATGGCCTCCTCAGGTATCGTGTCTTGCCGGGCTCCACACGAACCCATCCTGGCAAGACGAGAGTTTAGGTAGCCTCGCCGGAAAGACACCGGACCACCCGACGTCTTCACGTGTGCGAAGCGACTGCTCTCGGTCCCCCGATACGACATGAGGCTGCGCGTTGGGTTCACGCCAGATAGACCCGCTCAGAAGAGCATAAGATCTTACCGACAACGCGCGTACGACGGAGACAACCCCCCTCAAGATTGGGGGCACCACCCTGCTTTCGCAGCACTCTAAGAACCGAATGAACAAACGCTGCCAGAAGCCGGATCTCCGGTCAATATGTTCAATGTTAGTCAGTTGATTTTTTTGGATTCGCGCAAACCAGAACCCCTTTTCGTTCACGCGTTGACGTGCAACGTGGCAGGGCCCTTTGTTTTGCGCTGTACGACTATCAAGCCGTTAAAACAGGCCTCGGGTGGTCTGCACGCGCCTGTAAAAAGGGCAACGCGAGGTCGACGATGCAGGCGCAGCGCATCACAAAACAGGTCACCGCCGTCGATGTGTGTGGCTTCGATTGTATTCTGCAGCTCGTCGGGGAGACGCTGCCTTGTCGGAACCAGCATAAGGTACCTCCGACAGGCAAGCCTGAGCACTCTGAGCTTGCCCGTGGAGCCTGATAAGGTGGATGAACGTGCGCCAGACCAACATGATGAAACTCTGGAAGGTGCGTATTGGGTGATCCGGCTTATTAAAAGAACCTCTAAAAGGTGGATGAGTGTAGCCCGGTGAAACGATCGTGACCTTCAAAAGGTGTAGATGTTGGTTCGGCTTAAGCATTTGCAACTCGGCAGGGTGGGCCGCTTTGGTCTGATCTGCTTCAAGGGACCTTTGGTAGATCGGAATCAAGGTTCGAGCGACCTTAGTCAGCCTTGGGAAGGTAGCCGAAGATGGTCGGGACCACCCGAAGGGGCCTCTGGGAGGTGATGGTGTAGGTCAGGATGACCATCGCGGACCTGGGATAGGTGGGCGATAATGGTCGAACACTCATCATAAAACCTCCAGGTGTGGACGGTCGTAACGCGGGCATCTTTTGAGCGTGTGGAACGAGGCGCGTCGACTGAAATCGAGCAACCTGGGATTGCATCACGTGATTCAATCTGGACGATTGGTCTGCGATCTGGCATCTCACACAGGTCGGATTTCGGCGGTGCGTTGTCGTGAAATGGGTCGGAAGCGTCGGCGAGCATTGAGGTGATGAGAAAAACCCCGGGAATGCTCGTTTTTCGGGGGTAAGTGTTTGTTTTTTCGGCGTCTTTTGCTACACTGAGAGGCATGGAAACACTCCCTCCCCATAGCACGAACCCCCTGGATTTGAGCGATGCTCGCAAACGCATCTGTCTCGTCCAGTCCTGGCGCGGTGATCGGATAGGCGCCCCTTCCGCCTCCTTCGGGAGGCGGCCCCGTTGAAGCTGCGGCCTTACGCTCTTGGTACTCTGCATCGTTTCGGCCTTCCGCCTCCTTCGGGAGGCGGCCCCGTTGAAGCTTTCCTTTGAGGCAACTATTGCCTCGGTTATGCCCACCTTCCGCCTCCTTCGGGAGGCGGCCCCGTTGAAGCGAGCTCCTTGAGTACCTTTCGCCCAGAGTTCTTCATACCCTTCCGCCTCCTTCGGGAGGCGGCCCCGTTGAAGCATGGAAAGGGCGATCTGATCAACGTTCGTGAAGTTAGCCCTTCCGCCTCCTTCGGGAGGCGGCCCCGTTGAAGCATGAACCTCATATACATTTCCGCCGTCATGGTCGATCCCTTCCGCCTCCTTCGGGAGGCGGCCCCGTTGAAGCCGCCCTGGAGCTGGCCACCACTAAGGCCCCTCCATCCTTCCGCCTCCTTCGGGAGGCGGCCCCGTTGAAGCAGGTCTACTTACTCCACGCAACATAGATAGTGCATCACCTTCCGCCTCCTTCGGGAGGCGGCCCCGTTGAAGCTTGACTGCGACCAAGAAGCCCCCGCTTGCGCGGAGCGTCCTTCCGCCTCCTTCGGGAGGCGGCCCCGTTGAAGTCGGCATTACTGGCCCAGCTGCGCCAATCGGCGCAGCCTTCCGCCTCCTTCGGGAGGCGGCCCCGTTGAAGCTCAGCGCTCCACACGGTGCCGATCGACAGTCCGGCCACCTTCCGCCTCCTTCGGGAGGCGGCCCCGTTGAAGCCTGCATTCTTCTCGAATCAGCTTTGCTGATTCGAATAGCCTTCCGCCTCCTTCGGGAGGCGGCCCCGTTGAAGCCGCGGAGGGTGCTCGCGACGGCACCCAGCAGCGTAGCCCTTCCGCCTCCTTCGGGAGGCGGCCCCGTTGAAGCCGTTTTTCGTTGATGATGTTGAGTTCACTTTTGTACCCTTCCGCCTCCTTCGGGAGGCGGCCCCGTTGAAGCACGTCGCGCGGCACCCAGACAGTCACCTGGTCGATGCCTTCCGCCTCCTTCGGGAGGCGG
The DNA window shown above is from Lujinxingia vulgaris and carries:
- the csb2 gene encoding type I-G CRISPR-associated protein Csb2, with amino-acid sequence MTSQLILALHFTQKHVFVTPWGQDANHSELEWPPSVWLLLRTFVSVWHSHARAEVEERALSELVAALSKTPPHWRLPKMGQVRRTSSPSSKQGFEFVIHVEPDSVAIAHWPDVDLSQSALAALDALLPRIAYLGRAESWVSIERLSELPDTFAPNAGPAGAFEAPQGSESSRQLMPLTSDELSHWREGYREAMLQRELDVQRQKKIDKGDDPEKAKLTKKQRQNIEDALPTSVVGVLSAETDVLQKAGWSQPPGSRWVDIVRPPIKSWLPPKVEAPKVMGAPTVARYAVASQVPPRLTTALYQCEKLHKALASRTDDNITLTGVDALGRPLKGHQHAFVFAEANDPVTDRITHLNVWAPAGFNEQVQRRVLDRVQRLWGKDGHDLQLILLGVGTPEDFGGFNARAGQAPIYGESKVWRSLTPFVGTRHPKRRKSGEPKVDARGLTIGGDAHDLLRLLKLQGFPEVESIAPLDALSIAGRQVRWLEFATRRSRGGGARGPSHGAGFELTFAEPVRGPIAVGYGAHFGLGLFRPVEIEAGVG
- a CDS encoding serine hydrolase domain-containing protein: MFARVRYNSTTPARSPRTLIIIYSPDQVLIMVSNPIRTRALLLLLAAIALSVVILPAALVAQTPDAARANDLQRALEAYVDKGHTRGAVAWRLNADGSEEEARVGIDQRTADARFEAGSITKVFSSILLADAVLAGKVTLETPIAELFPRSCELAPEVGAITLKELSTHTSGLPRQAPGRGLLRGFLQLSDPYAGSTREELFEALCTLEADDLKTRGSYSYSNFGVALLGRLLEAVDLSSLDPTLSPDATYETRLDTRVLQPLGLTASDFEAAHPHTVPGHRTNHTSAGPWHLDAYNPAGGLRTTLPDLIALARNALAADFPPLALTLEPHHLDEEGNPEVGLGWFFQTLRSNDTPPESEDVEDTEATKGSGKNERIIWHNGRTGGYFAFIALAPESGRAVVLLTDTSHGTGFAVDLLREPTPEPPPLEPNVFFLLFGLFFPWLAPFALFSLKHRLSLKTIVEPPTDPDASFWARFMARQQRQLPAGRVDALSSFLGAAFTLLLTYQLGAWQVLPIAIWYAALALTVGLGVRVLPVVVKAPWFGREGWKGRAMTVINGVISVGLVVWVVG
- a CDS encoding DNRLRE domain-containing protein, whose amino-acid sequence is MRLMRISFISRCLTFTLLLSVLFAGACNLDDSAQRADVGSAPDADLLADVDADPDAADAADASRDTCLPSCHPDATCLTGQGDDPTCVCDAGFEGDGFSCTPIDPCLEDNGGCGDPAFFACTPTGPAEAQCAAIDLCATDNGGCGDPERFACLPQSGQAPRCRLIGSCEVVHALPLLEDTFVSEDDPERTFESEPFLVVQSFFPEPIVSEFYGYEAHRRHATYLKFDLDPLPTDLPLIDARLHLRGMPQVLHRRFLWAMLHHVSSDWRGEELNLQNSPEILRTYVADGPIAWEDPEAEQPVELRSSRLSSVIDAQRDAGGAFALQLESDEEGAFFYSGDHPEAEKHPGLAVTLRHCEELPVGADANATVSNRRPDSALSDYEGLVADRDRQEFYLRFDLSALPVGARIVDVHLELSAIDAADFGGDATFTLDALTTEVWDESSVTYATRPEATGEPLATFTLGEPPGEDEVIERVTLATNALFMTVVEGYETEQSISLRVTARDDAATFAGRNHENEALRPRLRVIYD
- a CDS encoding DNRLRE domain-containing protein, translated to MFTSLRRLGLASFCLLALSACNLDDAAPESQLAAAGDACTADDACASGLCLKGEEVCAATCEDTCEGDGLVCTEGHCLPDDYCDEGFGPGCAPTTCEPGCHADATCDLQATDGPTCVCDEGFEGDGLSCTIIETNPCLEDNGGCGNPDTVQCDAVEDEGGELVAECTTINPCLEDNGGCGDPEFFACTNTEVGVGECSEIDLCATDNGGCGDPARYECIPLSGQAPLCKFVASCDVEHTAPLLEDTFTSLSDPSTVFDEKPFLVVNPPEKARSYEQVYEYRARDRHESYLSFDIRDLPEGFPVVGARLDVVGFDGMAWGGTRNTFVNLVSNDWRAAELRWENAPETLAERLGYWFLWYGGEAVDRAVSAESAELAQKIQDLREEGRVSLKLTAPDYTTFYYSSEHEERDKHPRLTLTVRECNQPVLLPDANATVSGREPGTALGEGDGLVADRDRSEFYVRFDMSEIPVDAEIVGAQLDLVAIDAADFGGDATFTLDYLTTEVWGEGSVTYDNRPAAAGAELASFTLDTSETRDPAQRVTLDTTALFETVVERFEAEQSISLRVTASGDAATFAGRNHPEADWRPRLTVIYE